AGCAACGAACAGATTGACAGGAGGACCTGTTAATAGAGACGGGTAAATGTTAGAGAAACATAGCTTAAGGATTTTTGTGAGATGGAAGTAGCTCAAGGAACCAAGCTCATATCAGCAACAAGATTTAAGCAAAAATGGAACAACCAAGCTAGGAATGCAGATCTTTACCTTTGATATGGTCAAAGCCGGGCTCCACTGTTCCTTGAGAATGTCAAGGCAAATGCTGCCGTTGCTGTTGATGTTTGGGTGGAACACCTTGGTGCGGAAAGAGACCTGAAATATGTTCATGTCTGGATGTCAGAAAAAAAATAGATAAGATAGCAAGCAGCAGTAAACTACTccgtccgttcctaaatactccactatggagtacatacagatgtatagacatattttagagtgtagattcactcattttgcttcgcatgtagtcccttattggaatctctaaaaatacttatatttaggaacagagggagtggtTGTTTGAGGACCCCCAAGACATTTGTGTAACAGCAATTCCAATATGAACTCTTTTTTACAAAGGTTAGCTCGGTACACCGGAAATTACCTTCGGGGGCTTGAAGGGGTAATCCGGTGGGAAATGAATGTTCACCAAAAATAGACCACCGGTGAACGGACTGTCAGAGGGTCCCATGATAGTTGCCTGCCAGTGGAACATGTCCTCACCTACAGGACCTGCCCAAATCAAAGTAAAGTAATACAGTCAGACAAACATTTGTATCAAGCCAGTCAAGTATGAGTAATAAACAAGTCATATTTGCTGCGAGATCAAGCGGCTGCCAGCTTTAGTTATGTGTGAACAAGTTCAGAATTAGACATGAAATTATGTTATCGAGGGTTATCCATCATATACACGTCCAGTAGTGATTAGAATAATTCAAAGTTGATTGCTCATTATCAATAGGTTAGTAGAACCAACTGTTGTATTAAATAACATCAAGTCACCCAGGACGCTAGGACATCCACTGTAGCCAGGTATCTCCACTAAAACACAGAACATCAGGTTTACACACATTATGAATGCTAAAGTTGCTTCAGTAATTATATTTATAACTGTATGCATTGATAGACCACTTAAACATAGGCCACTCTTGATGATTCCCTCTATTGGTTAGGATGGTACTGTTCATGTTTCTCAAATCAGATTTACACAAACATTAACAATGCTAAAGTTGCTTCAGTAATTACATTTCTACCAGTATGCATTGATAGACCAAGGAAAACAGGTGATCATTGCAACCTACTAAAACATAGGCCACTCTTGACAATTCACTCTATTCATCATGCTAGTACTCTTTATGCTTCTTAAATAAGGTTTAAACAACATCAGCAAAGCTAAAGTTGCTTCAGAATTATATTTCTTCCAGTATGCATTGATAGACCAATGAAGAAAGGTGACCATTCCTACTAAAACATAGGCATAATTCTCCCTATTGATTTGGTTGGCACTGTTTATGTTTCTTAAATAGTCTAGTCCATGCATAACAGATAAGGTTGGTACTGTATGTTTAAAAAGTAGTCCTAGTCCATGCCTAACTGTCCATATAAACTGCAAGTCCTCGGCAATTTTAATTTCTTTTGGTTAATGGCAGTTAAGATAGCATATAGTGCTACTGTGGTGCATGTTCCACCCATGTGGTACTGACGTAATGAGCCGTTCACTGTAAACTGCAATAAGGTTGGCATACCTTAACCTAACAAAACAAAATCCAAGGGTTTTTAATGACCTGCTCAGAAGATACATCACACACATGACATGAGTCAATCATATTAATAGAACATGTACAGTTCATAAGTAGAGAGTACTCTCCACCAATCAATCAGCAAACCCTAAAGCACTGCGCGAGCAGAGCTAAACAATCGACAACCTAACCCTCATGACCAGTAACTAACAACCAGACCACGCAAACGGCGCGCTCATCCTGACGCAATTCAACTCGGGGCGAGATCTAGACGGAATCGGAAGGGGCGGAGGGGAAATCACCTGCGCTGCATGAGGTGGGAGGGTCCTTCTGCAGGTCCTTGAGCTCCTTGAGGATCCTCTTGGACGCCATGGGATCAAACCCTAATCACGGAAATCCTGCACAGATCAGGCCCTAGAAAACAGATCGGGCagagggagggggtgcggcggCGTCGCGCGTACCGACCGGCGGGGTGCGCGGGGGCGACGGGGCCTGCGGTGctgtggcggcgggcggcggccgcctctcccctctgcggcggcggacggcggttgGGGACCACGGGGCAGGAGGGGGCGAGAAGGAGTCGGAGGATTTGGGTGTGGGCAGGCCCGGGGCGCTTTATATAGGGCGGAGGGGACGCCCGGGCCGTCCGATCGGGGATCGACGGCCGCCCGCGGCTCGCGTGATGCTTACGCTGGACGCGCACAGATTCGCCCCCCTTTCGGTGCTTTTCGGGTGGGGAGGGAAATAAGCTTGTTTTTTGGGAAATTTCGCAAACAAGACGCCATTAGCCCTCAGCCGGTgacgatgacaggtggggccggtcccAACTCTAGGGTATTTGGAGGTAGTGATTCCCTAGATGAAGAGTAACATTTTTTTTCTCTCTATTTACTTATATAGTACTccttccgtttctaaatataagcctgtTTAGAGATTACAATgcggactacatacagatgtatgtagacatactttagagtgtagattcactaaaaaaattttgtatgtagtccgtagtggaatctctagaaagatttGTATTTAGGAACGAAAAGAGTACTTAAAAAAAGGTGTTCTTTTTCAGAGTGATTCGTCCAACCTTACATACGTTTTTCCTCCCTCTTTTCATTTTTGATTTTCCTCTATCTTCGGGGTTTTTCACCGATTTCCCATGAAAACCGTCTTAACTATCCCATCTTTTATTGAGTTAATAGATAAAATTATGTTGTCTTTCATAGACCAATAAAAAGggtaaaaatatgatttttttttatttAGGTAGTCATTGGTAGGGCTTTATAAACATTTATTTACAGCTCATCAGGGTTTAAGTGATAGGCTTGGCACCGGTGCACGCATTTTTCTGGATTATTTTAAACATTTCAGCAACGTTTGTTTGGCTAAAGGAGACGTTCTTTTTTTGTGGGGAGGCTAGAGGAGACGTTCCCTGCGATTACGAGAAGTTTGTGGTGATTTTGTTAATCTTAATATGTTGTGTCACCTCGGTATCTTTGGGTGAGTATATGCATGCGTATGAGAGCATCTCCGACTGTATTGCGTTCCAAAATAATATGGGTAGGTAAATCATGGACTAACATACTAAAATATTTATAGCATGTGACAACGCATGGGTAATTATCTTTGTCATTTAAAAAATAGTGCTCCTATTTTATTCATCATTTTATTTCAAAATCATCTTAACTATTCCATCTTTTATCGTCTTGTAAAATAAATTatgttttactccctccgtttctaaatatttgtcttttatatatttcaaatagactaccacatacagatgtatatagacatattttagagtgtagattcactcattatgctctgtatgtagtcacttgttgaaatatctagaaagacaaatatttaggaacgaagggattATTTGATAAGTCAATAAGTTCTTACCATATACTCTATTtattcggaaatacttgtcggagtaatggatggatgtatctagacgtattttagttttacatatatctatttttatccatttcttcgacaagtattttcggcCGGAAGGTGCAATTGTTTTTTATTTAGGTAGATAAATCACGGGCGGAAATTTATAAATATTTATTTGTATAATCACATTAGGGCAAGTAAAAACACGAGCTAACGTATTAAATATTTATAACAATGTGGCAATGCACGGATAATTGTCTAGTGAAGGaatgaagaaaaggaagaggacgaGAGACCATGCTTGATGAATATCCTTTTTTGTGCGGAAAAGGGACTTTCCATTCATCAACTAGAGGTTGTTACGTATAAGGGAGAATCTCCTCCGGTGCATGGTGTACCCAAATAGCCGTACGAGTTGTCATACCCGTCTGAACAAGCTTATGGATGACAGTGTTGCTACTAGAATTTTCTGTGATCCCTCTCAAATTCATACTTGGTTACCGAAATTTTTGAGTTAGGCCTAACAAACTAGAAAGGAAACAGTACATGTTTATATTCTGTACACAATTATGCTAAAAGAAGATACTTATGATGTTTACAATTTCCAAAGAGGAATATTCAACAAGTTTTGTGGATACATAATAGTAGTTTGTTAGTAAAACCACGGATAGAAAAGTGATATACTCCCTTCTTTCCGGTTTTTATTGGGCTCATCTCATTCTCTTAGCTTTTTCATATTATAAGTCTTATTTTCACCATGTGTTCACATTTCAAGGTGCAGTAAATTGATGCACACAAGAATTAAAAGAAACCAACCAATGCATGCAACGATTCTACTCATTTAATGGTCATCCATGCATACACTGCAATTAATGCAGATTAAAGTTTGAGTAATTTTGAAACTACGAGATATATATTCCTCCATCCATCATCTATCTTGGTTGATGATATTTCAGATTTAAatcctataaaccgaaaaggaggaaGTATCTTCATTGACAAGACAAGGAAAAGTCAATTTGATAGCACGTGGTAGACACCATTTGGTAGTTCATGGCTGTATATATACCATATATGAGATTTATTTTTCAATAActacaaaaaaagtaaaaaaaaagtttagatttttttggaacaaattgGATTTTTGTGCACTAGTATACAGATTTTGCCAAGCAAAAACCAAGCGTTGACTTTAGGACAGAAAAACAAAAATTATTTgttattataggtcactattcacactattttggcTGAAAATTTTGTTTTTTTAAGAAGTCAACGAGGGTTTTTCATTTTGTGAAATTCTTCTTACAAGTACAACGGAAGGTCaactttatttcaaaaatattttcagatttttttatttAATTACTATCTTTTtcatatagggtgtatatacaccGATAGACCAAAAGTTCCCCTTCGATCTACAACCACAATTACCTAATATGCGGCCTATACGTCCGCGGACAGTGACCGGGCAAGCATCCAAAGTCAACGTCCACAACCGGATCTATCAAACCAAATCCTCAAATTCATACTCCAAATAATCTACATATAAGTTTTATCAAAAGTCAAAgtgtctctactttgatcaaacatatagaaaaaatatcaacattcacaataccaaatcaatattgttagatttgttatgaaatgtagtttcatagtgcatatatatttgatattgttgatgttgatatttttttgaaTATACATTTAGTCAAAGTAGAGATTCAATCCTGTCAAATCAAATGaaccctaagagcatctccaacaggcgcgccaaactagcgccgcgccgcaaaatctccccttttagcgcgcgcgcaaccggAACAGCTGCTCCAGCGGGCGCGCGAAAACCGCGCGCGCGGTATACGTAGTCCACCGCGCGGGCCGAAACGCAATCCcgcgccgcttatttgctgcgcccgctcccgcgcgctggactctCGCGCGCTCGCTCGCACCTTCCACCCTCCCTCTAGCCGCGCCACCACCGACCGCGCCACCTggcgaccgttccggcgcttccccggcctatccccgtcCCGCGCGTGCTTTCTCCGACCCCCCTCTAGGCCTGCCGCCCCGCGCGCGTGCTGGTCCACCGACGAACAGCGCCCGCGCGCTCGCTGCCgctcggcgcccgcaaggtgttcgacaaaacgcctagaaggtatgtattgctcaaaagcCATGAATTTCgtgcatgttgattgtagtttttTATTTATAGCATAGTAttcaacattgtagatgagttcgtcgtatgattcttccgaagaagaatttgatatggaagaagaggaggatcttgcaatgatcctaggtATGCATAttaataaaaaaccgaagcacggtggttcggttatgggtcggtaaattttttggagggataggatccatgcccacaacagattgatcaggcattattttgcggagaatcccacataccccgagtcgTATTTTTGTCGCCGGTTTAGGAtaagcaccgagttgttcaggcgcattgcacagaaactagcgagccatgaccgcttttttcagcaaaggaggaatgccgccggagagctcgggcatagcacctttcagaaggtgatagacgctttgcgtatgttggcatacggtataccggctgatctagttgatgatcacttggctatgggtgagagccaagccatcatgtgtgtcaagcgcttcgcagtcggaattgtgcaagtatttggcgaggagtatttgagatctcccaatgatgaagacgtcgcaaggctttttgcgatgaacaaagctcgcggctttcctggcatgcttggctcaatagattgcatgcattggagttggaagaattgtccaaaggcatgacATGGGCAATTCCAtggccaaaaaaagggttccactataatccttgaagcggtggccgatcaagagacttagatttggcatgcattctttggaatgtctggatctttgaatgacatcaatgttgtcaaccggtcaccactgatgagtaAGATTACAAATGGGGAGTTACCACCGGTGCAGTTTTTGTAAATGGCCGTACATACAACTATGACTATTATCTAGCGGATGGtatctatccaaagtggcaaacctttgTCAAGCCGTTGAAAAAGCCAGAAGGTAAGAagaaatcttgatttccacaatgctcaggcggcggctagaaaagatgtggagagagcttttggaaTTTTGCAaacccaatttgctattgtgagtgagaggaccggctagattttgggaccAAAAGATGTTTTGGTACATAATGCACgctttgtgtgatcatgcacaacatgatcatcgagaatgagcgtggccaagatgtagactactctcggtatgagctcttgggatatcccgtgcgagtgcgacggaggactaaaagggtggcccgttttgttgcctcctatcatgccattcgacatCCTGCAACGCAtaatgatcttcagaaggatctcattgagaagtggtgggcatggaatgaacgacaaagagcatcatgatttgtgcgttcgttattgtattgttgaactatttgttgtgtttaaTTGCACTTTGTTGTATTGAACGATAAAgtgtttgtttgagttgtaataaacgaaattaaactatttatttttgtttgtttttgatttttttgcttttgttttcgAATGCATATGTTGTTTATGCGTATCGCGCGCTGCATTTTTGCGCGCTGCTGAAGCGGCGCCCGCTGCATTTTAGTGCGGCTGCTGGAATCAGCGCTGCGCGCCGCGTCAAACCAGGTGATGCGCACGTGGCATGTGTGTTTTTTACAAGCGTAGCGaccggcgcctgttggagatggtCTAAGTACTGACAGAGTACCAGCAGACCCTACGGAAAGGAGGAAAAACACGGCCCCAAGGTTGAATCCTCCGCTAACACAGCGCCGCTACGTCAGGGCACCAGCCGCCGGAGGATGGCGGCGCTGGCCgcgagccgccgcctcctcctcctgctccggccgGAGCTGGAGCCGTGCCTGCGCTCCCGCGCCCTTAACCCCTGCTCCGGCCGGTAACCTCTCTCCCTCGAACCTCCCCTCCCCTTCCGATTTAGCGTGACCCGGCCTCGGATGGTTGTTTGCTCCCAGGGCGAGGTGGGCGGGCGGCCTCCGGCGCGCGCCTCCGCTGGTGAGCTGCCGCCGAGATTTCTCCGACGAGGGGAGCGCGTACGCCGGTGAGAGCCGCAGCAGATTCCAAGTCTTGTTCGTCAGGCTGTGTATTAAAATGCAGACGTGTGACATTGCTTCTGGGTTCTTTGCCTGACAGCGAAGAACAGTGCTCCGGACGAGCAGTTCCTGCAGCTTTCGTTGGACGAGGGAGAAGGCGATGGCGTGGTGCCTGGAATCAGCGAAAGCGTCG
The window above is part of the Triticum aestivum cultivar Chinese Spring chromosome 2A, IWGSC CS RefSeq v2.1, whole genome shotgun sequence genome. Proteins encoded here:
- the LOC123190930 gene encoding ubiquitin-conjugating enzyme E2 28 encodes the protein MASKRILKELKDLQKDPPTSCSAGPVGEDMFHWQATIMGPSDSPFTGGLFLVNIHFPPDYPFKPPKVSFRTKVFHPNINSNGSICLDILKEQWSPALTISKVLLSICSLLTDPNPDDPLVPEIAHMYKTDRAKYESTARSWTQKYAMG